In a single window of the Globicephala melas chromosome 10, mGloMel1.2, whole genome shotgun sequence genome:
- the DNAL4 gene encoding dynein axonemal light chain 4 isoform X1 gives MGETEGKKDEADYKRLQTFPLVRHSDMPEEMRVETMELCVTACEKFSNNNESAAKMIKETMDKKFGSSWHVVIGEGFGFEITHESLEVGVKAGPVSSGCAGSQELGEASGRTTSLPETLCSGTAPRAWALPPPRSVTGAD, from the exons ATGGGAGaaacagaagggaagaaagatgAGGCTGATTATAAACGACTGCAGACCTTTCCTCTGGTCAGG CACTCGGACATGCCAGAGGAGATGCGAGTGGAGACCATGGAGCTGTGTGTCACGGCCTGTGAGAAATTCTCCAACAACAACGAG AGCGCCGCCAAGATGATCAAAGAGACGATGGACAAGAAGTTCGGCTCCTCCTGGCACGTGGTGATCGGCGAAGGCTTCGGCTTTGAGATCACACATGAG TCTCTCGAGGTTGGAGTGAAGGCAGGCCCAGTATCCTCAGGCTGTGCTGGGTCCCAGGAACTCGGGGAAGCTTCTGGCCGGACCACAAGCCTGCCGGAAACCCTGTGCTCAGGCACGGCCCCGCGCGCCtgggccctgccccctccccgttcCGTCACGGGTGCGGACTGA
- the DNAL4 gene encoding dynein axonemal light chain 4 isoform X2, with protein MGETEGKKDEADYKRLQTFPLVRHSDMPEEMRVETMELCVTACEKFSNNNESAAKMIKETMDKKFGSSWHVVIGEGFGFEITHEVKNLLYLYFGGTLAVCVWKCS; from the exons ATGGGAGaaacagaagggaagaaagatgAGGCTGATTATAAACGACTGCAGACCTTTCCTCTGGTCAGG CACTCGGACATGCCAGAGGAGATGCGAGTGGAGACCATGGAGCTGTGTGTCACGGCCTGTGAGAAATTCTCCAACAACAACGAG AGCGCCGCCAAGATGATCAAAGAGACGATGGACAAGAAGTTCGGCTCCTCCTGGCACGTGGTGATCGGCGAAGGCTTCGGCTTTGAGATCACACATGAGGTGAAGAACCTCCTGTACCTGTACTTCGGGGGGACCCTGGCTGTGTGTGTCTGGAAGTGCTCCTGA